CTGTTTGCGGTGCTGCCCTGGGGCGTGCATGTGCCCGACAAGGTCGAGACGGGCCATGCCGAAAGCGCCCCGGACCGGCCCTTGCTGCTGAAGAAAGCAATTGCAACCACGCTGATCTCGGCGGCGATCTGGATCGGCTTCTATTTCCTGCATCGTTCCAATCTGATCTCGTTCCGGGCCCCCTGACCTGGGGGCCGCACTCTTCCGATCGAGGTTCCATGAGCAGCTATTGCGATATCGCCCCCGGTCATCCGTTTCACGGGCCCTATCATGAGAGCGAATACGGCTTCCCGAATGCCGACGAGAGCGCGCTGTTCGAGCGGCTGGTGCTGGAGATCAACCAGGCCGGCCTCTCCTGGCTGACGATCCTGAAGAAGCGCGAGGCCTTCAAGGCGGCCTATGCCGATTTCGATGTCGACCGTGTCGCGGCCTTCAAGGCGCGCGACAAGGCGCGCCTCCTGAAGGATGCAGGCATCATCCGCAACCGGCTGAAGATCGAGGCGGCGATCGAGAACGCCAAGCGGATCCAGGCGCTGCGGGAGAGCCACGGCTCCTTCGCCCAATGGATCGACGCCCATCATCCTTTGACCAAGGAGGAGTGGGTCAAGGTCTTCAAGAAGACCTTCCGCTTCACCGGCGGCGAGATCGTGGGCGAGTTCCTGATGAGCCTGGGATATCTGCCGGGCGCCCATCAGCCGGACTGCCCGACCTATAAGCGGATCGCCAAGCTCAAGCCGGCCTGGATGAGGACGCGCTGAGGCGCTTCAGGCGCGGAAGAAATCGAGATGCCAGGTCATCTCGTCATTGTTCATGGGCCAGCCGCCGGCCCGCGGCTGCAGCAGCTGCTTGGGCGGAATGCCGGCGAGCCTGAGCTGGATCTGCGTGGCGAGACGCGGGCTGACGCCGGCCTTCCAGGCCAGGGCGACGATGCCCTTGGGGCCCCGGGCCGAGAGGATCTTGCCGGCGATCGCATTGCCGAGCTCGCTGAGGATGCCGAGGGCTGCGATCGCGAAGGCGCGGTCGCCGCTGTCGAGAGCCGCGGCCAGGCTCGCTTCGTCGAGCTTCCCCTGCTTCTTGAGCCTGAGCGCCCGGTCCTCGGCTGACTCCTTCGAGGCCGACGCCTTCGCCGCCGCGACCATCTCGGGTTCGGCCAGCCGGGTCGCGACCGCCGCCGCCACCGCCTCGCGCGCCGCCGGATCGAGATCCTGGCGCTGCTCCAGGCGGCGCAGCAGGGTCGCCGCCACGAAGGACGCGATGCGGGTGACGATGCGCGCGGGCAACGCCGGACGATCGACCAGCGGCGGATGCCAAGTCGGATGGGCCGGTGCCCGATCGACCAGAAGATCCAGCGTCTCCTCGCGGATCTGCGCGGAAGGATTGCCCAACAGCGCCGCGATGGCCGCTTCATCGCCGACATCGGCGAGGGCGTCGGAGAGCTCGAGGCTGAGGCCATCGCGCTGCGCGATCGCGCGCCTCGCGCCCTTGACCTGCGGTGCGGCAATGATCGCCAGCAGGTCGTCGTCCGTCAGCAGCGGCGAGAACCGCAGAACCGGCCCGCAGACGGCGAGCTCGACGTCGCGCGCCAATGCGCGAATGACGTCGGGCGGCACATTGCCGGAATCCTTCAGGGCTTCCGAGACGATCGCGCGGATGCGGGAGACCTGGTCGCGCGCCAGGGCCCGGACCATCTCCAGCACCCGCTCGCGAACCTGACTCTGCGCATCCGGGTCGAGGTTGGGAAGGAGGCGCGCGACCTTCAGCGCCAGATCGCCGCGTACGTTGGCATCGGGGTCCTGGAGCAGCAGCAGGTCGGCTTGAACCGGGGTCTGCGGGTTGGCGGCGATTTCGCGCCGCACGGCGGACGCCCGGTCGTTCGCGAGGTAATAGAGGATCTCCGGCCGCGCCTCGCGCTCGCGCGCGAGCTCGCGCCGCACGGTCGCGTCGGTATGGGCGGCCCGACTCTTCTCGCGCTCATACTCCGGGTCCTGCTGGCCCCTGGCGACGATCGCGCTCATCGGACCCTCACGGGCGGCGCCAGTTCGCAGCGATTCTTGCCGCCGCGTTTGGCGCGATACATCGCCGCGTCGGCGCGCGCGAGAAGATCGTCGACGGCTTCGGCCGTCGCCGGATCGAAGCGCGCGATGCCGATGGAAATGCCGAGCGGCGGCTCGGCACCCTCGAGCGCACTGGCGCATTCCCGCACCGTCGCGATCAATCCTTGCGCTTTGGCCAGGGCGCCGGCCTCGTCGGTCTCCGCGGCCCACAGGGCGAACTCGTCGCCGCCAACGCGTGCCGCCAGGTCTCCCGCGCGCGATCCGCGGCGCAGACGATCGGCGACCTGCACCAGCACCGCGTCGCCGCGCTCATGGCCGAAGCGGTCGTTGATCGGCTTGAAATTGTCGAGGTCGAGATAGAGCAGGACCCCGCCGCGCCCGGTGCGGCGCGCATGCTGCAGCCAGCGCTCCAGATCGGCGGTGAAGCTGCGGCGGTTGAGGAGGCCGGTCAGGGCGTCCGTATTGGCCAGGGCCGCGAGCGCGTCATGCTGGCTGATCTGGGCCATCGCGATCCCGAGATGGCCGGCGATCTCGCGCATCAGGGCATGATCGGATTTGCTCCAGGGGGTCCCCTGGTCGCGGGTCCGCCAGATCGCGACGGCGCCATTGGCCGCCCGTCGATAGCTGGTCACGAGCGCGAGACCCTTCATGGACTCCGTGTCGCAAGTCCGCGGCTCTTCGACGGCGTTGCGGTCCGCCTTGGACCACTCCTGCAGCAGGACCGGCAGGTCGATCGGGGGGACGGCCATCGTTCCGCTTTGCGCCACTAGGCGCGGAGGGCCTTTCTCACAACGCCAGATGCAGCCGAGCTCGGCACCGAGCGCGTGGGCCAGGGTGCTCGCGGCCTTGTTCAGCATGGCGTCCGGCTCGACCTCCTCGCGGATCGTGCGCGCGATATAGGCCAGGAGGCGCTCATGGTGACGGGCCTCGAGCAGGGCCGTTTCCTGGGCGTCGGCGGCGGTGATGTCGCGGCAGAGCCCGCGCGCGCCGGTGATCTCGCCGTCGGGTCCGAGCAGCGGCAGGGCCGAGATGGCGACCCGCGCGGCCGCGCCGTCGGCCCGGCGCATCCACATCTGGCGGGCCTCGATGCGCTCGCGCGCGGCGAAGGGCTGTTCGCTCAGGAGAGCGTCGTCTTCGTCGATCGCGAGCGTGGCGGGGTCGCGGCCGAGCAAGGCCACGGCGGGATAGCCGAGACCGCCCTGGGGCGAGACGAACACGAACCGACCGCTCGAGTCCGTTTCCCAGGCGAAGTCGCTCGAGATATCGACGAGGTCCTTGAAGCGCTGGCGGGACTCGATCAGGGCCGATCGGATCCGGGCCTGGAGGGTGACGTCGCGGCCGACCAGGAGCAAACCGCCCGAGACCGGGACCAGGCTCGGCTCGACTGTCGAGGCGCCGGACGGCGAGGGCAGGATCACGGGCTCCAGGGTGCAGGCCGCCTTGCGGGTTGCCAGCTCCGCCTTGTCGGCCCCATCGGGCGCCAGGACGGCCAGGAGTGCCTCGCCCGGGGCGTTGGCGGCGACGACACGGCCCGTCGCTGCCAGCAGCGCGAACGGACCCGGCCAGCGGTTCGCGAGATCGGCATAGGGAGAGAGGGGCAGGGCGTCCCCGCTGGGAATCGCCACCCCGGTCTCAATCCAGGGCTCGATCGCCGTCTTCATCGGGTCGCCTGTCGGAGAGCAAAGACAAGCCTGACTATCCGACCTCTCGCTTTAAGGACGCTTAAGGTTCGGCATCCCCTGGAAAGGAATATTGAAATTATAGTTAATACAATTACTTATAACGCTTCTCGCGGAACTTGCATGAGCTTGATCTGCGGGCAAAAAAAAGCGAGCAGGTTGCCCAGCTCGCCTTCGGTTCCTGTGCCATCCCATTCGGTTCGCGCCATTTGGGGGGCGCTTCTACCGTCGGGGCGCGTTTCCCGCGCTCCCTCATCTCCCAGAACCCGGGCCACGCCGGTTGACCGGCAGTTTGACCACGATTGAAATATATGAGGATTCCCGCTTGCCGTCACGCGGTTTTCGCAATGACGAACGGCGCTCGCAAAGCGGGCAAGGGCGGGGGCAGGGTGCCCAAAGAGAAAGCGGGCCGGCACCATCGAAGGGCCGGCCCGCGATGCCCGTCGGGGCAGGGTCAGATCAGCGCGAACTTGAGGATGAAGGCGATCGCGAGGATCGCCACCGCCGGATGAATCTCACGCCAGCGGCCCGCCATCAGCTTGATCGCCGCATAGGTGATGAAGCCGAGCGCAATACCATTCGCAATCGAGAAGGTGAGCGGCATCGCGATCGCGGTGATCACCGCCGGCGCATATTCGGTGACGTCCTCCCAATCCACTTCGGTGAGGCCCCGCGTCATGATGCAGGCGACGAAGAGCAGCGCCGGCGCGGTGGCATAGGCGGGAACCGTCCCCGCCAGCGGCGACAGGAACAGCGCGGCGAGGAACAGGATCGCCACCACCACGGCGGTCAGGCCGGTCCGGCCGCCGGCGCGAACGCCGGCGGCGCTTTCGATGTAGCTCGTCGTGGTCGAGGTGCCGAGGGCGGCGCCCACCATGGCCGAGCTGCTGTCGACGATCAGGGCCTTGCCGATGCGCGGCAGCTTGCCGTCCTTGTCGAGCAGGCCGGCCCGGTGCGCGACGCCGATCAGCGTGCCGGTGTTGTCGAACAGATCCACGAACAGGAAGGTGAAGACGATCGCCGCCAGGCCGAGGCTGAAGGCGCCGGCGATATCCATCTGCAGGAAGGTCGGCGCGATGCTGGGCGGCATCGAGAACACGCCCTGCGCCGGGCTGACGCCGAGCGCCACGCCGGCCGCCGTCACCAGCAGGATCGCGATGATGATCGCCCCCGGCACGCGCCGCGCATCGAGCGCCGCCATCACCACGAATCCCAGCGATCCCAGGATCACCGGCCAGACGGTCAGCGGCCCGAGCGTCACGAAGGTCGCCGGATCGGCGACGATGACGCCCATTTCCTTGAAGCCGATGATGCCCAGGAAGAGCCCGATGCCGGCCGAGATCGCCATCTTCAGGCTCTTCGGAATCGCGTTGATGATGTATTCGCGGACCGGAAGGATGCTGAGGATCAGGAACAGGATGCCGGACAGGAACACCGCGCCCAGCGCGACCTGCCACGGGTAATGCATCCCGTTGACGACCGCGTAGGTGAAATAGGCATTGAGGCCCATGCCGGGCGCCAGCGCGATCGGATAGTTGGCAAACAGCCCCATGAAGGCGCTGCCGAAGGCGGCGGCAAGGCAGGTCGCGACGAAGACGGCGCCGATGTCCATCCCGGCTGCCGACAGGATCTGCGGATTGACGAAGATGATATAGGCCATGGTCAGGAACGTCGTGACGCCGGCCAGAATCTCGCGCCGCACCGTGGTCCCGTGCGACGTCAGGTCGAACAGTTTCTCAAACATGCTAGGCCCCTCGTGATACAACGAGCGACCCTGACGCGCCGGACCGCCGCGGCCGATGCCGGGGTTAGGTTTTATTAATCCCCCGGCGCCACCCTGACGGCATGACGCGCTGTATCGCTCGCATCCCCTGGTTGCTCCTGCTCGCCCTCCTGGGTCTTCCCGCCCTGGGGCCCTCGCCCCTCATGGCCGGCGAGCCGCAACTGACGGTGAAAAGGGAGGATTGCGAAGCCCTTGTCAAGTATCGCCAGCCCCCCGGCGTGGCCTATGAACCGGGCGTCGATGCCTATGGCAACCCGGTGGCGCCGGCGGATCTGCCGGGCTCGAATCAACAGCTCAACCTGCCGCCCCTGATCGCCGTTCCGATCGACGTCGATCTCCAGGACCGCTATCACATTCCGGCCAACTCGCCGCTGTTCGAGGGGGACGCGATCGTCGGCATCGCCGTTTCCGACCTCAACGGCAATGTGACCTTCAACGGCCAGCCCCTCGGCGATCCGGAAGCGGACGCGCTGGCCGAAGCCTGCGCCCGCGGCCTGAGCCAGGGGCACTGACGGCCCTTCCGCCACCTTTTCGACGCGATTCCGGGGTCTCCTCCGAGACCCCATGCGCGGGCTTCGCGCATGGACAGGGCAAGGGCCATTGCCTACAGTCCCGACCCATTTCCGTTGGCGCCGTCCGGCCCCGGCATCGCCGGGGACCCGCCGCCGATCCACCGGGTTTCCGCTTCGCAAGGATGATCAATGCGGCTGACGAGCTATTTTCTGCCCACCCTCAAGGAAACGCCTGCCGAGGCGCAGATCGTTTCGCATCGGCTGATGCTGCGCGCCGGCATGATCCGCCAGGCCAGCGCCGGGATCTATTCCTGGCTGCCGCTGGGCTTTCGGGTTCTGAAGCGCATCGAGCAGATCGTGCGCGAGGAGCAGGACCGGGCCGGCTGCCAGGAAGTGCTGATGCCGACGATCCAGTCGGCCGATCTCTGGAAGAAGTCCGGGCGCTATGGGGATTACGGCAAGGAAATGCTGCGCATCACCGATCGCCATGACCGCGAGATGCTCTACGGGCCGACCAACGAGGAGCTGATCACCGACATCTTCGCGAGCGAGATCCGCAGCTACAAGGAGCTGCCGAAGCTCCTCTATCACATCCAATGGAAGTTCCGCGACGAGGTGCGGCCCCGTTTCGGCGTGATGCGCGGGCGCGAATTCCTGATGAAGGACGCCTATTCCTTCGACATCGACTATGCCGGCGCGCGGCGCGCCTACAACAAGATGTTCGTGTCCTATCTGCGCACCTATGCGCGGATGGGCCTCAAGGCGGTTCCGATGGCGGCCGATACCGGTCCCATCGGCGGCGATCTCAGCCACGAGTTCATCATCCTGGCCGAGACCGGCGAGAGCCAGATCTATTGCCATAAGGACCTGATCGAGCGCGACGTGCTGGCGCTCGAGGTGGACTACGAAGGCGATCTCGAGCCGGTCGTCCAGAGCTGGACCAATGTCTATGCCGCGACCGACGAGAAGCATGATCCGGCACGCTACGCAACCGTGCCTGCCGACCGCCGCGTCGAAGCGCGCGGCATCGAGGTCGGGCATATCTTCCATTTCGGCACGAAATATTCCGAACCGCTCGGCGCCAAGGTCAGCGGCCCCGATGGCGAGATGACCTATGTCCAGATGGGCTCCTACGGCATCGGCGTGTCGCGTCTGGTCGGCGCCATCATCGAGGCCAGCCACGACGATGCCGGGATCATCTGGCCGGACAGCGTGGCGCCGTTCCATGTGGGCCTGGTCAACCTCAAGGTGACGGACGCCGCGGCCGCCAAGTTCTGCGACGATATCTATGCCCGGTTCCGGCGCGCGAACATCGAGGTCCTCTATGACGACCGCGACGAGCGCGCCGGCGCCAAGTTCGCGACCATGGACCTGATCGGCCTGCCCTGGCAGCTGGTGGTCGGCCCGCGGGGCCTCGCCAGCGGCACCGTCGAGCTCAAGCGACGAGCCACCGGCGAGAAGCAGGAGCTTTCGCTCGATTCCGCGCTTTCCAAGCTCGGCCTCTAACCGGCGACAGGGCAAGGAGTCCGGCGCTTGATGTTTTCCGCCTTCGAACGCATGGTGGCGATGCGCTATCTGCGCGCGCGCCGCCGCGAAGGGTTCATTTCCGTCATCGCCGGCTTCTCGCTGCTGGGCATCGGGCTGGGCGTGGCGACCCTCATCATCGTCATGTCGGTGATGAACGGGTTCCGCGCGGAATTGCTGACGCGGATCCTCGGCCTCAACGGTCATATCACCATCACCTCGGCGAACGGGCCGCTGCTGGACTACAAGGGCATCGCCGACGCGATCCGCGACATCCCGCAGATCGTCAGCGTGACGCCCATGATCGAGGGCCAGGTGATGATCACCGCCGGCAGCCAGGCCGCGGGCGCGCTCGTTCGCGGCATGGAGCTCGAGGATCTGCGCAAGCACAAGGTGATCGCCGACCATATCGTCGCCGGCAGCCTGGACGATTTCAAAGGCACCGACGTGATCGCGCTGGGCTCGCGCCTGGCGGCGCGCATGGGCGTGACCACCGGTGGCGAGGTGACGCTGGTCACGCCGCAGGGCCAGACCACGCTGATGGGGGCGATCCCCCGGATGAAGACCTACAAGGTCGTGGCCGTGTTCGAGATCGGCATGTACGAGTACGACAACAGCTTCGCCTATGTGCCGATGGAAGCCGCCCAGCTCTATTTCAAGCTGCCGCAGGCGGCCAATGCGCTCGAGGTGATGGTGACGGATCCCGACCATATGTCGGCGCCGGTGCGCGAGCTCTATACGCGCCTCGGCTCCGCCTATCGCCTGTTCGACTGGCAGGGGGCGAACTCCAGTTTCTTTACCGCCGTCCAGGTCGAGCGGAACGTGATGTTCATCATCCTGACGCTGATCATCATCGTGGCGGCCTTCAACATCATCTCGGGCCAGATCATGCTGGTGAAGGACAAGGGCCGCGCGATCGCGATCCTGCGCACCATGGGGGCCACGCGCGGCATGATCATGCGCATCTTCCTGATGACGGGAGCGAGCATCGGCATCGTCGGGACCGCCTTCGGCTTCGGGCTGGGGCTGGCCTTCTGCAGGAACATCGAGACCATCCGGCAATGGCTGCAGAAGCTGACCGGCACGCAGCTCTTTTCCCCGGAGATCTATTTCCTCTCCAAGCTGCCCGCCGTCATCGACTGGAATGAGGTCATTGCGGTCGTCGGCATGGCCCTGGGATTGTCGCTGCTGGCGACGCTCTATCCGTCCTGGCGCGCGGCGCGGCTCGATCCGGTCGAGGCCCTGCGCTATGAGTGAGGTGGCGCGCACGCCGACCCCGATCCTGCGTCTTCAGAATGTGAAGCGCGGTTTCGGCTCAGGCGCGACCCGGATCGAGGTCATCCTGGGCGCCAGCATGGAAGTCTCCGCCGGCGAGATGGTCGCCCTGATCGGCCCCTCCGGGTCGGGCAAGTCGACGCTTCTGCAAATCTGCGGACTGCTCGAACCGGCCGAGGCGGGAAAGATCGAGATCGCGGGCCATGACGCGGGCGCCATGTCCGATGGCGAGCGCACCGCCGTGCGCCGCTCCACCATCGGGTTCGTCTATCAGTACCACCATCTCCTGCCCGAGTTCTCGGCGCTGGAGAACATCGTTATTCCGCAGATGATCGCCGGCACGCGCCGGCGCGCGGCCGAGGCGCGGGCCCATGAGCTGCTGGCGCAGGTGGGCCTCTCGCAGCGCGAGCGGCACCGACCGGCCGAACTCTCGGGCGGCGAGCAGCAGCGCGTCGCCATTGCCCGCGCGCTGGCAAACCGTCCGGCGCTGCTCCTGGCCGACGAACCCACCGGCAATCTCGATCCCCACACCGCCGGCGACGTGTTCGCGGTGCTGGCCAAGCTGGTGCATGAGCTGGGATTGGCGGCTCTCATCGCCACCCATAACCTCGATCTTGCGGGGCGGATGGACCGCACCATCACCATCCGCAACGGCGAGCTCGGCCATATCGCGGGCACGGTGAGTTCCCGCGCCAGCTTCACCTAGCGCTGGTCGCGCCAGAACGGCCGGGCCGAGCTGTATTCGGCGCGGAGATAGCGCACCTTGTAGTTGCCCCGCCGTGGCTTCGGCCGTCCGACGAGGTCGAGCCAGCGCTCGCGCCATCCGATCGGTTCGAAGCTTCCCGCCTGCAACTCGCCCTGGCGGCGGATCACGATGTCTCCGCTCGAACGGCGGCCCTCGACCCGCCAGGCGATCGAGGGAATATCGAGGTCGTAATCTGCTTCCTCGATCGGCAAAGGCTGGAGGGGCGCCGTCCAGAACGCCGCGCCCGAAGGTTCGTAAAGCGCCAGGATCAGCGAGCGCAGCGACCAGAGGGGACTGGCTGGGCCGGAATAGGGATCGAGCAGGCCGGGTTCCGAGCCTTCGTAACCCTGCGTCACGATCCCGGCCCGGATGGCACCCCGCGGCACGAGAC
The nucleotide sequence above comes from Hypericibacter terrae. Encoded proteins:
- a CDS encoding DUF1467 family protein yields the protein MNPVTGIVVYFIIWWTVLFAVLPWGVHVPDKVETGHAESAPDRPLLLKKAIATTLISAAIWIGFYFLHRSNLISFRAP
- a CDS encoding DNA-3-methyladenine glycosylase I encodes the protein MSSYCDIAPGHPFHGPYHESEYGFPNADESALFERLVLEINQAGLSWLTILKKREAFKAAYADFDVDRVAAFKARDKARLLKDAGIIRNRLKIEAAIENAKRIQALRESHGSFAQWIDAHHPLTKEEWVKVFKKTFRFTGGEIVGEFLMSLGYLPGAHQPDCPTYKRIAKLKPAWMRTR
- a CDS encoding NCS2 family permease encodes the protein MFEKLFDLTSHGTTVRREILAGVTTFLTMAYIIFVNPQILSAAGMDIGAVFVATCLAAAFGSAFMGLFANYPIALAPGMGLNAYFTYAVVNGMHYPWQVALGAVFLSGILFLILSILPVREYIINAIPKSLKMAISAGIGLFLGIIGFKEMGVIVADPATFVTLGPLTVWPVILGSLGFVVMAALDARRVPGAIIIAILLVTAAGVALGVSPAQGVFSMPPSIAPTFLQMDIAGAFSLGLAAIVFTFLFVDLFDNTGTLIGVAHRAGLLDKDGKLPRIGKALIVDSSSAMVGAALGTSTTTSYIESAAGVRAGGRTGLTAVVVAILFLAALFLSPLAGTVPAYATAPALLFVACIMTRGLTEVDWEDVTEYAPAVITAIAMPLTFSIANGIALGFITYAAIKLMAGRWREIHPAVAILAIAFILKFALI
- a CDS encoding sensor domain-containing diguanylate cyclase; the encoded protein is MKTAIEPWIETGVAIPSGDALPLSPYADLANRWPGPFALLAATGRVVAANAPGEALLAVLAPDGADKAELATRKAACTLEPVILPSPSGASTVEPSLVPVSGGLLLVGRDVTLQARIRSALIESRQRFKDLVDISSDFAWETDSSGRFVFVSPQGGLGYPAVALLGRDPATLAIDEDDALLSEQPFAARERIEARQMWMRRADGAAARVAISALPLLGPDGEITGARGLCRDITAADAQETALLEARHHERLLAYIARTIREEVEPDAMLNKAASTLAHALGAELGCIWRCEKGPPRLVAQSGTMAVPPIDLPVLLQEWSKADRNAVEEPRTCDTESMKGLALVTSYRRAANGAVAIWRTRDQGTPWSKSDHALMREIAGHLGIAMAQISQHDALAALANTDALTGLLNRRSFTADLERWLQHARRTGRGGVLLYLDLDNFKPINDRFGHERGDAVLVQVADRLRRGSRAGDLAARVGGDEFALWAAETDEAGALAKAQGLIATVRECASALEGAEPPLGISIGIARFDPATAEAVDDLLARADAAMYRAKRGGKNRCELAPPVRVR
- a CDS encoding lipoprotein-releasing ABC transporter permease subunit, whose product is MMFSAFERMVAMRYLRARRREGFISVIAGFSLLGIGLGVATLIIVMSVMNGFRAELLTRILGLNGHITITSANGPLLDYKGIADAIRDIPQIVSVTPMIEGQVMITAGSQAAGALVRGMELEDLRKHKVIADHIVAGSLDDFKGTDVIALGSRLAARMGVTTGGEVTLVTPQGQTTLMGAIPRMKTYKVVAVFEIGMYEYDNSFAYVPMEAAQLYFKLPQAANALEVMVTDPDHMSAPVRELYTRLGSAYRLFDWQGANSSFFTAVQVERNVMFIILTLIIIVAAFNIISGQIMLVKDKGRAIAILRTMGATRGMIMRIFLMTGASIGIVGTAFGFGLGLAFCRNIETIRQWLQKLTGTQLFSPEIYFLSKLPAVIDWNEVIAVVGMALGLSLLATLYPSWRAARLDPVEALRYE
- a CDS encoding ABC transporter ATP-binding protein, which translates into the protein MSEVARTPTPILRLQNVKRGFGSGATRIEVILGASMEVSAGEMVALIGPSGSGKSTLLQICGLLEPAEAGKIEIAGHDAGAMSDGERTAVRRSTIGFVYQYHHLLPEFSALENIVIPQMIAGTRRRAAEARAHELLAQVGLSQRERHRPAELSGGEQQRVAIARALANRPALLLADEPTGNLDPHTAGDVFAVLAKLVHELGLAALIATHNLDLAGRMDRTITIRNGELGHIAGTVSSRASFT
- the proS gene encoding proline--tRNA ligase; this translates as MRLTSYFLPTLKETPAEAQIVSHRLMLRAGMIRQASAGIYSWLPLGFRVLKRIEQIVREEQDRAGCQEVLMPTIQSADLWKKSGRYGDYGKEMLRITDRHDREMLYGPTNEELITDIFASEIRSYKELPKLLYHIQWKFRDEVRPRFGVMRGREFLMKDAYSFDIDYAGARRAYNKMFVSYLRTYARMGLKAVPMAADTGPIGGDLSHEFIILAETGESQIYCHKDLIERDVLALEVDYEGDLEPVVQSWTNVYAATDEKHDPARYATVPADRRVEARGIEVGHIFHFGTKYSEPLGAKVSGPDGEMTYVQMGSYGIGVSRLVGAIIEASHDDAGIIWPDSVAPFHVGLVNLKVTDAAAAKFCDDIYARFRRANIEVLYDDRDERAGAKFATMDLIGLPWQLVVGPRGLASGTVELKRRATGEKQELSLDSALSKLGL
- a CDS encoding DUF2336 domain-containing protein, yielding MSAIVARGQQDPEYEREKSRAAHTDATVRRELAREREARPEILYYLANDRASAVRREIAANPQTPVQADLLLLQDPDANVRGDLALKVARLLPNLDPDAQSQVRERVLEMVRALARDQVSRIRAIVSEALKDSGNVPPDVIRALARDVELAVCGPVLRFSPLLTDDDLLAIIAAPQVKGARRAIAQRDGLSLELSDALADVGDEAAIAALLGNPSAQIREETLDLLVDRAPAHPTWHPPLVDRPALPARIVTRIASFVAATLLRRLEQRQDLDPAAREAVAAAVATRLAEPEMVAAAKASASKESAEDRALRLKKQGKLDEASLAAALDSGDRAFAIAALGILSELGNAIAGKILSARGPKGIVALAWKAGVSPRLATQIQLRLAGIPPKQLLQPRAGGWPMNNDEMTWHLDFFRA